The Camelina sativa cultivar DH55 chromosome 16, Cs, whole genome shotgun sequence sequence taatttttgtagttatgagtataattttttttattgtaatatgaTTAGGGTACTCATATGATTACATATCTAcatcttttaataatttttatatacatataattatgaattttagtttattttctttgattaacTTTAGgttaaaattccaaaaaaaaaaaaattctcaaactaATCAATTATGTAAATAATGATGGTTCAGtgtaattatatttaaaatcaaataattggGTTcgatttgttgttttggttatgGTTTTGTTGCCAACCTTAACAACGCTCACTGGttaaattctagaaatttatacataaaaaaaaaactatatgataAGTTCATAATAGAAACATAGATTAGATGAACAATTGCTTCAACCTACAAAGTAATCATTCTTTTTTTNTTAATCttatatagggagttaagtggaattgttttttttaaaacacttttagatgtgtaccaggagataaatgtattactagactatatatatactacacatNcattaacccctaaaacaattccataaataacattgcagaaaAACTCAAACACTAAACTTTANaaaacacttttagatgtgtaccaggagataaatgtattactagactatatatatactacacatgttaaaaccttgaaaacaccacaaaaatcctatactttgaatatcaaatacttgtaaaattttatattttttaaatcaataaaaacaataataaaataacaaataaatacaatataaatttaaaatttttaaaattaaaaatattgtcccgcggtacaccgcgggttaaatcctagtatatatacaaaacgATTACAATATTCTTTACCgtataattagtttttaaacacTACACAATGCTTTTCAATCTCATTGTATTTTTGCTTCGTTtacaagctatatatatataggtcagTTGCTAAGATGAATTACAACTACATATAACGTATACGTGTACATCCCTCACTATCAACGACCGTCAAAATATGTCCCTTAAAGCTCGTCGTGAGCATTTTGATCAGTTTCTTCTGCGAAATGCTTATGAGTTTGGTCTAAGTCCTTGTCGTCGTGAGAATACAGACAATCAGCAGAAGGATGAACCACGCCATAACCAAACCCTTCAGCAGAGTTACAATATGCTTCTACTTTTCCATCATTGCCTTCCAAATTGACGTTGTTGAGAACAATGTGATTACAAGGGACTGCGTCACTGCATGCGAATTTGATGGCTTTCGAGCTTTTTGTGGTTCCGGTTATGTTCCTGTACATTATCTCGCTTATGTGAACCGCCGATGTCTACAAAGAAATATGAATCAACAGATTAAGTTATTTCTTGAGGTTTCTTGATGAGTTAATGGTTATGTGAAAGAAACCTGGTTTTGACAAGTTGATGGAGAATCGCAGTAGAATTGATCGATTATAATCGGATTTGCAACGTCCTGCATTTTTACGTTCTCGAAACGTACACCCTTTACGTAACCATTACCACCctgtttttaaagatttcatCTTTCATTCAACATCCAGAAGTTCTTTGGAAGGAAAGTATGAAAAACAAGGATCAAGAGATTGAGATTTCACCTGCCATGTCTTGATTCTTAGACCATTAGTTGTGTTCTTTAGATACGCAGTGTCCAACACAACTGCAGAGACGGTTCCTGTCGAATGTCCTTGTCCAAGGCTTCCAATGCTGCAGAGAAAGAAATTgtaagtgtttttctttttctttgacaagGTTAGAGATGGTTTTATACCTGATACCATGTCCTGGTCCACAATAGATTCTCTTCATCTTTATCTTCGAGCTTCCATTTACAATTGAGACACAATCATCTCCTGTTATCAAGTTTAAGTATCATCAGCTATAACATTTTGAGTTTAATATTTGTAGTACCAGAATAATGTTTTTGGTTAACAACCTGTGCTGATTTTACTGTCTTGGACTACAACATCAGTAGATGCGGTTATATGAATTCCATCGGTGTTGGGACTATCTCCTGGAGATGTGACCATAACTCTAGAGATTCGAACTGTGTTTGATCGAGCTATGATCAAATGCATTTGTTGGCTGTTCCGGATTGTTATGCCTCTCACATAAACATTTGAACTTGAATATATAGTTAGTGcctgttttataaataaaagactttattaaaagcaaaaccaaacataaaaatgaTAAGTCTAATGGTCGATGAACACAAAAGGGAAATATTTCAGACCGTTGGTGCGCCTACGCAAGgctacaagagaaaaaaaacaagaaagatgtgTCAGACTTTTACTTTAGAATTAGAAGAGAAAGTTCAATTTACGTTAAAGAAGATCTTACGTTAGACTTGTTCTTTTTGCAAGAAGCAGCCCACCATTTGGTACCAGAACCATCTATAACTCCATTCCCTTGGAATACAGTTCCTTGTAGTTTAGAAAATTGGAGCCAAACCCTTTGAAATTTAGGGTCCCATTGGCTAGGCTCATCTGGTGCCACGATGGTTCCATCAATCTATAATAATCAAGTTTCAAAAATGCTTAAGACcatattgtatttgtatatataacatgtatatgtatgatgttgtttttattttcagatatatatatatatatatagcaatcaaaacaaaacaaaaattaagttaACCTGAATTATCAATTTTTCTTGACATGGACCATCGAATTTCGTCGCATTTACTAAATATTGACGTCCTTGTGGAACCAATAAGACAGAGTTCGGAGCAGAGCAGGCCATGTTCCAAGCGCTTATAAATGCCTGGTTATAAGAAAACGTCGCATCAgctaataaaatctaaaaatggaGGTTTCGCGTATTATCCACCAGCATTATCATGCATTTTTAAACATAACGAACCTGAGTATCATCAGAAACTCCATCTCCAGCAGCGCCAAAGCTATCCACATTCACCAGATTCTTACCAGAATATTGGCTAGTAAACGACGAGAAATCAAAGAAGGTCACATTATCGTCAATCTCATCCTCAGGGACATCGAGGTTCTCATGCTTCCCAAGAATGTCAAGTTCCCTGTACATTGTGCTTCCTGGAGCTCCATAAGAAACTACCATAAACAGAGCAAGCAGGGAAATAACGAAGGGCTTATTCATTTGAggcttattaaaaaaaaaaactccaacaaaaatatttttatgattgtATAGTTTTAAGATATGAGATTCTATGCATAGAAAAGTTTCTTTGTGTAATGAGATGATACatagtttgaatatatatatataagcagaGTAATTAAGGGGATTTTATTGGCTTGGCTTAAAAGTAGATAAAGAGAAGCCCTTATTTTCAAACACATCTTAACTTAAAGCACAAGGCTTTATCTTATCTCACTTCTTTGCTTTACTCCAAAACCTCTACACAGATTTTTCCTGGTCAACATGAGATTCTGTGCTTGATACgtcaaaatgttattttctagACATGCCATAGTTtgggaaaacaaaacacaaacagtAGTAGTTGTTCCATACTTCCATgtaatgttattatatatagcaaAAAGTTATAGAGTACTATCGGTCAACGATCATGACAAGGCTATTTTTACAAATcttgaaacagagaaaaaagggTAAGAGCAAACTGAAAACTGCAACGGCTCTTTCAGGCATTTCTTCAAATCCAACTCTGAGAACATCAAAAAGCCGCAAACAAGtatagacaaacaaaaaaaaagcacagatccttttttttatgatactttGCATTTGCTTAATGTATGATTAATCAGTTAGTGAAATTTGATTTATGCTCTTAACGTTCATAGGATATACGATACATTGTATCTCTAACCGTCTAACGAAAGGGAGAGCTAAAAGAGGATCATGGTTCAAAATTAGGCATATCCATGTTTTGTAGAGATAAGAGTCCATCGGTGGAGTGACATATCTGGTAGTCTCCAGACCCTATATCCTAGTTCAGGAGGATGTTTTTCTTGGCGTCAAAGTAAAGTAGACACAACCGCAACGGTGATAGCCTGAAGAACACTTTGTCCGGTAGAATATCTATAACCTGAACTTTACCATCGATATTGTTTGGATAGACTCCCCCGAGGTCGATCTAATGATTCTTGTCCCAGAGACCGCCTTCACTTTCTTCCATCTTCCAAATCTCCATGAAATCAAATGGGACACTGTAATCTAGAATCCATAAGTTTCCGCGGCTTCCAGATAAAGTGAAAAAATGAGATTCTTTAGATCCTTGGGTGTCAAGGCAGAAGCACGGGGGTTTAGGGCTTAGGGAGAAAGTCCCATCttgtagagagaaagagacaatcTTAAAATCACTAGTGGTCCAGTAGATGATACCATTGACGTGAACCTGAGAAGAGAGTTGTAGACATGGTCTTTGCAGCATTCTCTAGGGGGATAGTTTAAGACGGCCATCTTCCACGATATCGATATTTAAGACCTCAAACATGAGGCCACTTAGCAACCTCCTTGTACGGTCTTCATCCAAGTCGTGAAGCCACTTGACAACTTTGTATTGCATCGTGGCCTCAACAAAGCCAAAGGAGACGCACTCCTGAAATCCGTTGAAACACCGTGGAAACCAAGGAGGGTCAGGTAAATTCTTCAACTCCTTGTTCACGGGGTTGCAAAGAGAGAGATCCCAGATTGACGAACAAAGCATAA is a genomic window containing:
- the LOC104750887 gene encoding probable polygalacturonase At1g80170, translating into MNKPFVISLLALFMVVSYGAPGSTMYRELDILGKHENLDVPEDEIDDNVTFFDFSSFTSQYSGKNLVNVDSFGAAGDGVSDDTQAFISAWNMACSAPNSVLLVPQGRQYLVNATKFDGPCQEKLIIQIDGTIVAPDEPSQWDPKFQRVWLQFSKLQGTVFQGNGVIDGSGTKWWAASCKKNKSNPCVGAPTALTIYSSSNVYVRGITIRNSQQMHLIIARSNTVRISRVMVTSPGDSPNTDGIHITASTDVVVQDSKISTGDDCVSIVNGSSKIKMKRIYCGPGHGISIGSLGQGHSTGTVSAVVLDTAYLKNTTNGLRIKTWQGGNGYVKGVRFENVKMQDVANPIIIDQFYCDSPSTCQNQTSAVHISEIMYRNITGTTKSSKAIKFACSDAVPCNHIVLNNVNLEGNDGKVEAYCNSAEGFGYGVVHPSADCLYSHDDKDLDQTHKHFAEETDQNAHDEL